In a genomic window of Myotis daubentonii chromosome X, mMyoDau2.1, whole genome shotgun sequence:
- the LOC132223645 gene encoding ferritin, mitochondrial-like produces the protein MATPPPSSERQGYHPDCEAAINQQIGLELYAASVYTSIAGYFQSRAWQQGSQYFQKRALKKREQAERLVWLQSQRGGRVLLEVVPRPQQHEWDSSLMALEQALLLAKRVDQGLWHLHSLATHREDAHLCQFLESHCLHPEAAFLQELGGHISQLCQMQAPESGLEEDLLHKLTLGDGEEH, from the coding sequence ATGGCCACTCCTCCGCCCTCCTCTGAGCGCCAGGGCTACCATCCAGACTGCGAGGCCGCCATCAACCAGCAGATCGGCCTGGAGCTCTACGCGGCCTCCGTGTACACCTCCATCGCCGGCTACTTCCAGAGCCGGGCCTGGCAGCAGGGCTCCCAGTACTTCCAGAAGCGGGCCCTCAAGAAGAGGGAGCAGGCGGAGCGGCTGGTGTGGCTGCAGAGCCAGCGCGGGGGCCGGGTCCTGCTGGAGGTGGTCCCCAGGCCGCAGCAGCACGAGTGGGACAGCAGCCTGATGGCCCTGGAGCAGGCCCTGCTCCTGGCGAAGAGAGTGGACCAGGGCCTGTGGCACCTGCACAGCCTGGCCACCCACCGGGAGGACGCCCACCTGTGCCAGTTCCTGGAGAGCCACTGCCTGCACCCAGAGGCCGCCTTCCTCCAGGAGCTGGGCGGCCACATCAGCCAGCTGTGCCAGATGCAGGCCCCCGAGTCCGGCCTAGAGGAGGACCTGCTCCACAAGCTCACCCTGGGCGACGGAGAGGAGCACTGA
- the LOC132223643 gene encoding putative protein FAM47D, whose translation MAGRQWPLPEPHEGWLLKSDLRKKALIASGLIKRWQSGPKLDKKPEPRKKWMPAPRPLEPLPLGVKCKPSFKDRDRLPSRYLSRQNKQLGKCPASMDSRRWVFVKEGLDDFRKGCPSAEDVITHGPREGFPPLIAHRIPRPPPKKIHRQPPKGADLCSTLLAAQPARKAFVENTKASLTQHPLATYLKLEKDLPPDLLLKVLEVLDPDRELEDTWAYCEGTKERKKTPTHLCEEHPEEGNLEPPQEVNLEPAEKAHLESTKESFQSDLSSLFPEEETKASCMMDIRKLPVYEKQRRASVIKSCRLMNEKFENIDIDEEDIMKKFEMNLEVPLADNTGKIKETSQHPLNIRPCKQLDEIKQRKFSLQEGNWETKLGKPEDHYKPKREKIRYGAWYQDPKCWKKLANDQLLLDPKLVRAKEYWSNGRHLEPDNFDELYGPIAFKDFIVSKGYKMPGVIEKMFMRKGWKYESVTTPIHRVMKLLSKPKEEDSEEEED comes from the coding sequence ATGGCGGGCCGGCAGTGGCCCTTACCTGAGCCCCATGAGGGGTGGCTGTTAAAGTCGGACTTGCGGAAGAAGGCGCTCATAGCGTCGGGGCTGATCAAGCGGTGGCAGTCAGGGCCGAAGCTGGACAAGAAGCCAGAGCCCAGAAAGAAGTGGATGCCTGCGCCCAGGCCACTGGAGCCCTTGCCCCTGGGCGTGAAATGTAAGCCCTCTTTCAAGGACAGGGACAGGTTGCCTTCCCGCTATCTCTCCAGGCAGAACAAGCAGCTTGGGAAGTGCCCCGCCTCCATGGACAGCAGGCGGTGGGTATTTGTGAAGGAGGGACTGGACGACTTCAGAAAGGGCTGTCCATCTGCTGAAGATGTGATCACTCATGGCCCTCGGGAGGGCTTTCCCCCCTTGATTGCTCATAGAATTCCCCGCCCTCCACCCAAAAAGATTCACAGGCAGCCGCCCAAGGGAGCGGACCTGTGTTCCACGCTCTtggcagcccagccagcacggAAGGCCTTTGTAGAGAACACTAAAGCCAGCCTGACCCAGCATCCCTTGGCAACCTACCTGAAACTGGAGAAAGATCTCCCTCCAGACCTCCTGCTCAAGGTCCTGGAAGTGCTAGATCCTGACAGGGAGCTGGAGGACACGTGGGCATATTGTGAGGGcaccaaggaaagaaagaagaccccCACACACCTGTGTGAAGAACATCCTGAGGAGGgcaacctggagcctccccaggaggTCAACCTAGAACCTGCAGAAAAAGCCCACCTGGAATCCACCAAGGAGAGTTTCCAGTCAGATTTAAGCAGTTTGTTTCCTGAGGAAGAGACAAAAGCTTCATGCATGATGGATATCCGCAAACTTCCTGTTTACGAAAAACAAAGAAGAGCATCAGTGATTAAATCATGCAGATTGATGAATGAGAAGTTTGAAAACATAGACATTGATGAAGAGGACAtcatgaaaaagtttgaaatgaaCCTTGAGGTCCCACTGGCCGATAATACAGGCAAAATAAAGGAAACAAGCCAGCATCCTTTGAATATCAGGCCCTGCAAACAGCTAGAtgaaataaagcagagaaaattCTCCCTGCAGGAAGGTAACTGGGAAACGAAACTCGGAAAACCAGAAGACCATTATAAACCCAAACGGGAGAAGATAAGGTATGGAGCATGGTACCAGGACCCCAAATGCTGGAAAAAGCTGGCCAATGACCAGCTTTTGCTCGACCCTAAACTTGTCCGTGCCAAGGAGTATTGGAGCAATGGAAGGCATCTTGAACCAGACAATTTTGATGAACTTTATGGACCAATTGCTTTCAAAGATTTCATTGTAAGCAAGGGCTACAAGATGCCAGGTGTGATTGAGAAGATGTTTATGAGGAAGGGGTGGAAATATGAGTCTGTGACAACTCCTATACACCGAGTAATGAAACTCCTCTCCAAACCCAAAGAGGAGGAttcagaggaagaagaggatTAG